In the Aneurinibacillus soli genome, one interval contains:
- the atpD gene encoding F0F1 ATP synthase subunit beta: MSKGRILQVMGPVVDVQFERGNLPEIYNAIKVNGTLENGKVVDLTLEAALHLGDNVVRAVAMSSTDGLVRGMEVTDTGKPISVPVGEKTLGRVFNVLGEPIDLKDAPTDVEYHPIHRQAPAFEEQSTADEVLETGIKVVDLLAPYAKGGKIGLFGGAGVGKTVLIQELINNIAQEHGGYSIFAGVGERTREGNDLYHEMVESGVINKTSMVFGQMNEPPGARLRIALTGLTMAEYFRDVEGRDVLLFVDNIFRFTQAGSEVSALLGRMPSAVGYQPTLATEMGQLQERITSTKKGSVTSIQAIYVPADDYTDPAPATTFAHLDATTNLDRGISELGIYPAVDPLASTSRILSPAVVGQEHYDVARGVQSILQRYKELQDIIAILGMDELSDEDKQTVNRARKIQRFMSQPFHVAEQFTGAPGKYVPVKETVRSFKEILEGKHDNLPEAAFLYVGAIEEAVEKAKNM, encoded by the coding sequence ATGAGCAAGGGACGTATCCTTCAGGTAATGGGTCCGGTTGTTGACGTTCAGTTCGAACGCGGAAACCTGCCTGAGATTTATAATGCGATTAAAGTAAATGGAACACTTGAAAACGGTAAGGTTGTTGACCTTACTCTCGAAGCTGCTCTTCACTTAGGTGACAATGTTGTTCGTGCTGTTGCGATGTCATCCACAGATGGTCTCGTACGTGGTATGGAAGTTACGGACACAGGTAAGCCGATTTCTGTACCGGTTGGAGAGAAAACACTCGGCCGCGTATTCAACGTACTTGGTGAGCCGATCGACTTGAAAGACGCTCCAACTGATGTTGAATACCATCCGATTCATCGCCAGGCTCCTGCTTTCGAAGAGCAGTCTACAGCAGATGAAGTTCTTGAGACAGGTATCAAAGTCGTTGACCTTCTTGCACCGTATGCAAAAGGTGGTAAAATCGGTCTGTTCGGTGGTGCCGGTGTAGGTAAAACCGTACTGATCCAGGAACTGATCAACAACATCGCACAAGAGCACGGTGGATATTCCATCTTCGCTGGTGTAGGTGAGCGTACTCGTGAAGGGAATGACCTGTATCACGAGATGGTTGAATCAGGCGTTATTAATAAAACATCCATGGTATTCGGTCAGATGAATGAGCCGCCGGGTGCGCGTCTGCGTATTGCCCTGACTGGTCTGACAATGGCTGAATATTTCCGTGATGTGGAAGGTCGTGACGTACTTCTGTTCGTCGACAACATCTTCCGCTTTACACAGGCAGGTTCTGAGGTATCGGCTCTTCTCGGTCGTATGCCATCTGCTGTAGGTTACCAGCCGACGCTTGCAACTGAAATGGGTCAGCTGCAAGAGCGTATCACATCTACGAAAAAAGGTTCTGTAACGTCTATTCAGGCGATCTACGTACCTGCGGATGACTATACTGACCCGGCTCCAGCAACAACATTTGCTCACTTGGATGCTACGACCAACCTTGACCGTGGTATCTCTGAGCTTGGTATCTACCCTGCGGTAGACCCGCTTGCTTCTACATCCCGTATTCTGTCTCCAGCCGTTGTAGGCCAGGAGCACTACGATGTAGCGCGTGGCGTTCAGTCTATTCTGCAACGTTATAAAGAACTTCAAGACATCATCGCGATCCTTGGTATGGATGAGCTGAGTGATGAAGATAAGCAAACCGTAAACCGTGCTCGTAAAATTCAACGTTTCATGTCTCAGCCGTTCCACGTTGCTGAGCAGTTTACTGGTGCGCCTGGTAAATACGTTCCGGTTAAAGAAACAGTTCGCAGCTTCAAGGAAATCCTTGAAGGTAAGCATGACAATCTTCCGGAAGCAGCGTTCCTGTATGTAGGAGCGATTGAAGAAGCGGTTGAAAAAGCTAAGAATATGTAG
- a CDS encoding F0F1 ATP synthase subunit epsilon, whose translation MNTIAVEIVTPERVVYRGDARIVVARGMEGDLGVLPNHIPTVTPLKIAPVLVKKHEGADDIIAVSGGMMEVRKDKITILAESAELADEIDVNRATAAKERAERRLAESGRDNVDFKRAQSSLQRAMNRLNIVGK comes from the coding sequence ATGAATACAATTGCAGTCGAAATCGTTACTCCAGAACGGGTTGTCTACCGCGGAGATGCACGCATCGTCGTAGCCAGAGGTATGGAAGGGGATCTAGGCGTGCTGCCTAATCACATTCCGACGGTTACACCGTTGAAGATTGCTCCGGTTCTGGTGAAGAAGCATGAAGGTGCAGACGATATTATTGCTGTAAGCGGTGGGATGATGGAAGTTCGTAAAGATAAAATTACGATTCTTGCTGAATCTGCTGAACTAGCGGATGAAATTGACGTAAATCGTGCAACAGCTGCAAAAGAGCGAGCAGAACGCCGTCTTGCTGAAAGTGGCCGTGATAATGTTGATTTTAAACGCGCTCAGTCGTCGCTTCAACGTGCAATGAACCGTCTAAACATTGTAGGTAAATAG
- a CDS encoding low molecular weight protein-tyrosine-phosphatase has protein sequence MSKTKKIHIVFVCLGNICRSPLGEGIFRHLVEKRGLSEYFHIDSAGTASYHTGERPDLGSIRAAAKHGVSLDGQYARQFTGEDLTRWDYIIAMDSSNHSNICKLGTTSGNIHLLREFDPEEPGDVPDPWAKGDDAFLETYAIIHRSCIGLLDHIIRVHYITD, from the coding sequence ATGTCAAAAACTAAAAAAATTCATATCGTTTTTGTTTGTCTTGGAAACATATGCCGTTCCCCTCTTGGAGAAGGTATATTTCGACATCTTGTAGAGAAAAGAGGGCTGTCTGAGTACTTTCATATTGATTCAGCAGGTACTGCAAGCTACCATACCGGTGAACGACCGGACCTTGGTTCCATACGGGCAGCAGCAAAGCACGGCGTGTCACTGGATGGACAGTATGCCAGACAGTTTACAGGGGAAGATTTGACCCGATGGGATTATATAATTGCTATGGATAGCTCTAATCACAGCAATATCTGCAAATTAGGTACTACAAGCGGAAACATTCATCTGCTACGTGAATTCGATCCGGAAGAACCCGGAGATGTGCCTGATCCGTGGGCCAAAGGGGATGATGCTTTTCTGGAAACATACGCAATCATTCATCGCTCCTGCATAGGCTTACTGGACCATATTATTCGTGTCCATTATATCACAGATTAG
- a CDS encoding NADH-quinone oxidoreductase subunit A, which translates to MATLYSNNYLIVVIFLFLGIILPVVAITLARLLAPSNPTEEKRKTYESGVDPIGSSWVQFNVKYYIFALLFVVFDVETVFLYPWAVAFDSLGLFALVEMMIFIFLLVIGLVYAWKKKVLEWN; encoded by the coding sequence ATGGCAACGTTATATTCAAACAACTATCTGATTGTTGTCATTTTTCTCTTCTTAGGCATCATTCTGCCCGTGGTAGCGATTACATTGGCACGACTTCTAGCGCCAAGTAACCCCACTGAGGAGAAAAGAAAGACGTACGAAAGCGGGGTCGATCCGATCGGTTCCAGCTGGGTTCAATTTAACGTCAAATACTACATTTTCGCTTTGCTTTTTGTTGTGTTTGACGTTGAGACTGTCTTCTTATATCCATGGGCAGTAGCCTTTGACAGTCTTGGGCTTTTTGCACTTGTTGAAATGATGATCTTTATTTTCCTGCTTGTCATTGGTTTAGTTTATGCCTGGAAAAAGAAGGTGTTGGAATGGAACTGA
- a CDS encoding NuoB/complex I 20 kDa subunit family protein, protein MELNLEGITLEERKELERNVVFSTFEQLKAWARSNSIWPLTFGLACCAIEMMGTGGANWDTDRFGVFYRASPRQSDCMIVSGTVTKKMAPLVRRLYDQMAEPKWVIAMGSCATAGGPYVNSYAVVKGVDQIIPVDVYIPGCPPSPPALIYGINKLQEKIRYEAKTGKKVTGE, encoded by the coding sequence ATGGAACTGAATTTAGAGGGCATCACCTTAGAAGAACGAAAAGAGTTAGAACGCAACGTTGTATTTAGTACATTTGAACAGCTCAAAGCATGGGCACGAAGCAACTCGATCTGGCCGCTTACATTCGGCCTTGCTTGTTGTGCAATCGAAATGATGGGAACAGGGGGTGCGAACTGGGATACGGACCGATTTGGCGTATTCTATCGTGCTTCGCCGCGTCAGTCTGACTGTATGATTGTATCGGGCACAGTAACGAAGAAGATGGCCCCACTTGTACGCCGTTTGTATGATCAGATGGCAGAGCCGAAGTGGGTTATTGCCATGGGGTCCTGTGCAACAGCCGGGGGACCGTATGTGAACTCATATGCGGTTGTCAAAGGCGTGGATCAGATTATTCCGGTCGATGTTTATATTCCGGGATGTCCACCAAGTCCGCCTGCTTTAATTTATGGGATTAACAAGCTACAGGAAAAAATTCGTTATGAAGCGAAGACCGGGAAGAAGGTGACCGGTGAATGA